In the Telopea speciosissima isolate NSW1024214 ecotype Mountain lineage chromosome 6, Tspe_v1, whole genome shotgun sequence genome, AAGTTGCAATACACACCTTTGTACTTTGTAGTGGAACTGATGAATGAGTTGGAATTCTAAGGATCAGATATTGATAGATCACAACTTGTTTCTGGAATACATCTTCCATGTCCAAGTCTTCActccaaattttttatttttgtatgaaCCTCCAACTATCATAAATGGGCTGAAGGTTCATTTCTAAGCATGTAGTTAATTGGTTTATAGTATACAGATTATTGAAGATGATGTCAAGGCAGATGAGTTGTGTACCAGAAGGGAATATGCAAGATGGTTAGTCAGAGAAAATTCGTTACTAGAAAGGTAATTGTACATGATTGTGGATAGAAGGACAGCATAGTGCTTCACATGTCTGATTACTCTAAATAGATTTAATGTATAAATTTCAGTATttgatatttttgttttgtgcGGTTTGCATTGCATGGATAGGGATCCAAAACACCGTGCTGTTCCATCTGTCTTGCTTGCTGGTTCTGTTGCATGTGCATTTGATGATGTGAGCATCGAAGACCCAGACTTCTACTACATTCAAGGTGAGGATCTAGGTGATAATGTAAACTGTACAGTTTCTGTTCTGAAGGCATGCATGTGGAAGCAATTAAAATTTTGTCCATGAACTTGCAATGAACAGCCCTTGCAGAGGCTGGCATTGTTCTAAGCAAGCTATCGGGCAGTAACAACAGATTCTCTGATCAGGATGGTTTCAAAGGCCAAGAAGAGAATCATTTTTTCCCTGATAGGTATTCACATTTACAAGATGTTTTCTCTCTCATacatttttccttctctttgactTAGTTATACCTTTCGCATTGTGGATAAGATCTATTTGGTGTTTCAGATTTGTATCACGACTTGATCTAATTGACTGGAAAGCTCAGCTAGAATATTCGTCCAttgaaggaatagaaaagaaggtACTATAGATATTAACtgtgtttttaaattttcaGAAGAGACTATTTATTTCTGTTAGAGGTTTTCTTTGAAAAATACGGAGATACATCtattggaaacaaaagagaatacATAATACATATGTTTGAGGTGATGTTTAATACAAGTTCTGTTGCTATCAAAGACTGATTTGTTTACAGTCCAGATATCAAGAACAAAACCTGGTTTTATGGATGTGAGGGGGATCAGACCTGACAGAACCCCGGGGTTATTCCTGGACATTTTGGCTGGTGACAAGGGCATGTTGAGAAAAGTTtttggtatctctctctctctctctctctctttctgatgCGCTTGCACTtgtttaattattataattttgttAACTAGATTAACCTTATTTCATCTGTACAACCAAACTGATAAATAGATTGGTCATTGCTCAAGTTTCTTTCCCTCAAGTTCAGATCATCTTCCCTTTCACGATGGTTATATAAAGAATCAATAGATCAGCTTATTTGACTTTTTGACTTCCATTGGATTTTCCAAGTTTCACTTTTCCGACTTAGAAAACCAATGATGTTTTTTACAGTAAGATATGTTGCCAGATTAGTGTGACTCTTACATTACCCattaagaaatagaagaaaatggtAACTGAAATTCATGGGGAGAAGGTGATTTGAGCAACCCTGTTTTCATTTATGGCCATAGTTGTGAAGCCTTGGCGTAAAGGTGCCTCGGTTGCCTAGGAGGGCACTTaggtgccttgttggtgtcacttAGActccgtgacaactatgtttatGGCATAACCCCTAATAAGAGGACAAAAGGTTTTGGACTATTAGGAAACAATTGCATAGGGATACTTTTCTCTTTCAATCAGAGTACTCTGTCGTTTAAAGAGGGATGCTCACGTTTTAACAAAGGAGGTTTCCTCAGATATACAACCAATTCAGAAAGGTCTGATTGCAGTTAAGATGATCTTCTTGCCCGTCTGCTCACATCTGTTGTCCCAATTATTAtgttccctttttttcccttttcttcctaATCCTTGGGATATGCCATGTACTACAACATGACTCTTTCACAAATTGAAGCTTCAAAGTTAATTGTGCTTTTTAATATGTCATCGCTTAGTTTTTCTTGATACAAAATTAATGTTTGCACTCGTAGTGTGTATTTGTTGTGTTTTCTACACATACACaaatgcacatacacaagcaTTCATTTAGGTACAAGCCCATGAATGTTTGTATGTATCTTCACTCAACTAAATATATTAATGCACATATGTCATCATTTACATTCTACAGGACAGATCAAACGACTTCAACCTAGGAAACCTGCAACAATAGCTCAAGCAGCAGTGACACTGACAAGTGGCAGGATGACCGAAGCAATTTATAATGAACTATCAAGGATAGAAGCTGAGAATACATTGAGGGCGGCGGAGATGGAACAAATCAAGGCTGAGCTGCTTGGCAAGGGAGAAATACAAAAGTTTTGGGACGAGAAGATGAATGACGAGAAAGCCCGTGATTTCCTTGTGGAAAGGGATTTTCTTGCTGCAGTTCATGATTTAGAACAGGAAAAGATTGTTCAAGATAAGCACATGGCCCGACATTTGAAGGAGAAGGCAGCGCTGGACTGTCAGAGGCAATTGCTTTCCAGTCTCAAGGAAGAGGTAAATGAGATGTCTGAAAGACTTGGATGTGAGAAAGCTAGTTTGATTACCGAGAAACAGACCTTAGAGGATATGCTCAATGAGCTACAGGCCAACCAGGAAGCCATGCTTGATGCCAAATCTATACTTGAAGCTGAGAAAGAAGCTGTCCAGATTCTTAGGTGAATTCTTTATTGGACctatcttttgtttcttccattGCAGTCATTGAATGAACTTTTGCTCTTGGTCTTGAAATTACTTATTGTTAGGCgttaataaataagaaaatttcaATAGTCTGAAAATTGTTTATGGTCTGAGTTAAGGGTGTGGCCAATTTCCCCTGTTGGTGTTTAGGATGGTTgtggtttatttttttgttccctaTGCTACAGACATTCATAGTGATATGGTTTGTCTCACTCACAAATGCAACTTATGTGCAGGTCTTGGGTTGAGGACGAAGCGAAGAAAAATCAAGCACGTGCAAAGGTTCTTGAGGAGGTTGGTCGGAGGTGGAAATGGGGTGACCAAGCGTGAATGTTTGGCCACATGCTGTCCTGAAAGTGGATTAGGGAGTTGCAATAAGCCAGGCCCATGAGGGTGTTGGGAAGTGACCAAACTTGATCCTTCCGATTAGTGAGATGCCATGATTAGCTTCACACATTGTttcatttatttcattttatttaacaTCATATCAAACCAAATTGGGGGAAGAAAAGAGTAGAAAATCACCCTGTACCTTGTTAATGTTGTAATTTTTTAGGTTATCAATATAGGAATTGAAAGAAAACGGAAGGATGCTTCTTAGTGTTCTGAGATGCCCTATCCACATTTTGTTTGGATTAAATGTATTGAACAGGGGGTGTTTTTAGTTCCCATTACTTTTTCCCCCTCCAAAAGAGAGATGGCTAGAGAGACAAGATGTAGGCATTATGGGGCCAAGATACAAGAGATGGGAAGGGAAAAGCAGGACTCAATCTCAGGTTTCAGCTACAAGAAGCCAGAGAGCTTACTAAATGCTGGTACCACTAAATAAGCACTTCTCTGATGCTTTTCTTTCTAAGAAAACTGATACTTATTATACCAACGACGCAACCTATAATAGACAATTTAACATATTTGAATTTGATAATTCCTCATACATCTAAtttcttttaggtttttaaaggtttaaataaaaaagcaCTGAAACCAAAATCAAGCATAGAGATCATCAAACAActttatatatttctttttctttataatgTGATGTCTTTGTTTCCATTAGAAACACCAGTAAGGATGCTCTCCTTCAGATGTTCCTTACTTTTCAATACCCACTTTCAATGAACCTGTTATTTCAACTGTTTCAGtctttgaatttcttcaacTTTTTTGGTGAAATCACTGCCACCCCCTcaatccaatttattttttctttttattttgcaaAACGCCCTTACTCTTCTGAGTAAAGAAACCAGGGCACTGTGTGTAGGTTAtagaagatttttctttttcatgggctagagaagagaaaaagggggaTAGATTTACTAAGTACTCCAAGTGAAGAGAAATAGGGGTTTGAACATCGACCCATGTACTCTGTTCTTTACATTGGTGATCTTAGCCAAAACTCCTCCTTTTGTTTTCAATGCTGCTTCCAAATTATAACCAGCTAAACAGTATACAGCCTTACATTGTCAACAACTTCAAAGTTCTCAATTTTTCCGGGGGTTGTTTTGATGACATTAATTCACCATCTACATAATCATAATGTCTCTGTGGTTACATCAATGTGTTGAACCGGACTTATTTGCCCGCCATACACTGTGTACCAACTACTTGAGATAAAGGTTTTCTCTGTAAATTcgcccctttctctctctccgtGCTAAATCTCCTCCTCCGtctccgtttttttttttttgttttgttttctttttttttggggggggggaatagggaAGGGAAAGATACCAGctaggagactcgaactcgagacctcctaatgagcatgggcatgaagcgcaccacagctcaccaactgcactaggcaaCAGTTCTCCATCTCCGACTCCCTTCTCTCATTCAGCAAAGATGTTGGTTCCCATATTCAAGCATTGGAGTGCATCTAGTTGTTTTCTTCGATTCTTTGTTGGTGTTGTGGTCGAATGCCTAATCACAGACTCAAGAGAGACCTCCTCTACAAGGCTTTGGGTCCTACATTAGCTTCGACTTGGTCGTCGTCAACATAAGGGACTAAGGTCTAATCTCTCATGGTAGAAGACCTGACAAACATAGAAACATAAATTTCTTCATATATCGACATTTTTGTCTTCATTGACACCGGCCATTGAGTCCTATGAGACTCGAGCTGCCGATTTACCATCCTTGAAGATTGGTATTCTGGGTGAATGATGGAAAAGAGGTGGGGTGGGGGAACCCAGTGTTTCTTTCCATTGTTGTTCTTCATGACTTGCTTTTTGAAGTTGCTACAAATTTTCAGTTTGTTATTTGTGTGGCCGAATATATCACACGGTCAAGTTCTGCCATTACAGTATGCATTAGCCGATCTTTTAGCtatggaactaaatctcagtCAAAACTGCAAGTTTCGACTGAGACATCTTAGTATTGTAGTTAACCGAGACAAAACCTTAGGGGAAgttaaaaaataccaagtttcgattggtttcgaccagtttccaccatattttggtaatttcgtAAGTTTCGATCTGACATAGTTTTGACCAAGACGTCTCAGTATTGCAGGATTTGCAACCGTCCGAGAAGAAACCTTAAGGgagtttaaaaattaccaaGTTTCAATTGATTTCGACCATACTTCGGCAATTTCGCAAGTTTTGACCAGAATACCTACATAAATTCACTTATCTCCatcaaaacttgaggaaacctggttCAAAACCAGGacaggcacttatttatgccaaatatcatttaagtaagatattattcatatatATGCAAATACCCCtctatttgaattcaataaaaatagttaaaaaataaaagaataaaaaagtcaacccctcagttcataaataaaaactagattttcggcgttaggtgcaattttcaacttttaaatgttaGAGttcttctcaaatctaaaaatttcataaatcttaatatgataaagcattgctaaaaaccaaaagaacagtaaaatattcatttgttttgatgtctaaaattttatttccattcagagtgattttaaATAGCATTCGCGAGCACACCAAATTAAAtttgatcggaacataactccttcaatataaattaaattttaaatttaagcaatcttgaattTGTTTGAATGTTTTCCAACAAAGCTTTCAAAGAAATCCAAgatttaaatttgatttttatcgaaggagttatgttccgatcaaaccttattttATACCATGTCCAAtaacaatatacactatcaaacttgggtaaAAAATCACAAGTATAATtttgagtgttctctatgtgacaTTAATgtatggattgggtttaaaatgtcaaaaataggcaacaTAACAAGAATCGGGACAAAAAAATGACGTCTGGGCCTCGAAAATAAGAATCGTTAACCTATTGGATTCTTTTGCTACCGTCAACTGTCAGGTTGGTAGACAATAAACTGTCGGCTCTACCCTTTGCACCTTCAGTACCTTTCCCCTTCTTTCATGGGATATCGTGCCACCCTTTCCTGTATGCTCTTATGACCTAGATTTACGACCCCTCACCACTCTTTCCTACTGCGTTGGCTCTTCATTTTTAGCaccctctctccttccccttctcgcTTACCTAGAAACGGACCTGGTATTTAGGGACTAGTGACTCCCCTTTTCTTGGTTTTCGTCTCTCACTGCTTGTTCTCCGTCTCATCCTctacgtctctctctctctttgccctCTCATCTCACCTTTGCCCTCTCTTCTCCCTGCTGATCCGCTTTTTGCTTTGCTTCTTGTTGGTGGGTCTCTGATCTATCGTCCCCTTTCCCCTTGCTTCGTTTTGTTGTCTGTGGTCACCTATATGGTGACGTATTGGCTTGTGTCCTTTGCCTTGCCTTCGGTAATGCTCACGTTCGTTGAGCATCTCTCTGTTTGGACTTGAGTTTTTGTCCTTTATCTCGTTGCTTTCTCTCATTATATTCTTTTTAGGGTTCTATTTTTGGTGTGTATTTTACTTTTTGgtcttctttgtactttcctaACTATTTTGTGTCTTTTTCATAGTTTCCCGCCCTCATGTCTTTGCGTTCTTCTACCTCTCGACATGGGGCCCCTTCTAGACACTCCTCCCATTCTAGTTTTCGCTTCACCGAGGAACGCTCTCAGAAGTTCTCTCTGTGGCAGGCTCGCTCGGTTGGGACCTTCCTTAAGAACCTCTCCCGTGATGAGCTCTCGGACAGGTCTTT is a window encoding:
- the LOC122665032 gene encoding uncharacterized protein LOC122665032, with the translated sequence MGHSLSPSSPFLSADSCCHLRRCEFSSFFYLNPITNFQMSRHRRTYLSVSVAERKLEASWLFPDGKKDDDYGGWAIPADQINEKKGLSPFLLAGIGTTVVIILSALAHRSLSRKGFKFPLNIQLHALQEVLKPSEPKASEENIVISGASPEEQASDEISETQASALTPKLQRIVVPMAVDSSQQEALLLLKKLKIIEDDVKADELCTRREYARWLVRENSLLERDPKHRAVPSVLLAGSVACAFDDVSIEDPDFYYIQALAEAGIVLSKLSGSNNRFSDQDGFKGQEENHFFPDRFVSRLDLIDWKAQLEYSSIEGIEKKISRTKPGFMDVRGIRPDRTPGLFLDILAGDKGMLRKVFGQIKRLQPRKPATIAQAAVTLTSGRMTEAIYNELSRIEAENTLRAAEMEQIKAELLGKGEIQKFWDEKMNDEKARDFLVERDFLAAVHDLEQEKIVQDKHMARHLKEKAALDCQRQLLSSLKEEVNEMSERLGCEKASLITEKQTLEDMLNELQANQEAMLDAKSILEAEKEAVQILRSWVEDEAKKNQARAKVLEEVGRRWKWGDQA